In Candidatus Methylacidiphilales bacterium, the sequence TTTGCGTGTGATCGGGGAGCGCTCGTTTGAGCGCGTGGGGGGCAATAAAAAGATCGAGACAGATGTCAGATTGTTGGCGGCGACGAACAAGGATCTTGCGAAAAGGGTCAAGGAGGGGGCATTTCGCGAGGACCTGTTTTACCGGATCAATGTGGTTAAAATCGAAATGCCCCCGTTGCGGGAGCGGCGGGAGGATATTCCGCTGTTGGCCGGGGCTTTTTTGGAGGAATTTTCCCGTGAAAACCACAAATCCGGCCTTCAGTTCAGTCCGGCGGCCATGGACGCCCTTCTCAATTATGGATGGCCTGGCAATGTCAGGGAGTTGCGGACGGCTGTGGAGCACGGGGTGGTTTTGTGCCGCGGCCATGAAATTCTTTTGAAAGAACTGCCTCCAGCCTTGAAATTTGGCGCGGATGCTTCCAAGGTGGAAGGTTCCGGGGGGTTGAATTTGCAGACCATGGAGAAAGCGTCGATTGTTCGCGCGCTAGAAAAATCCGACGGAAACAGGACGTTGGCGGCGGAATTACTTGGGATCAGCCGTCGAACGTTGCACCGCAAGTTGAAGGAATATCAGATGGAGAGAATATAATGTCTCAAATTCAGGATTTGGTTTACGCCATTGAGGTGGGAGCCTTGAGGGTTTGGATTTTGCGTCTGGCCTTGATGATCATGATGCTGGGTTTTGGGGTTTACTACGCCGCAACCCAATTCAACGGGTTTGGGAATCCGGAGGACATGGACATGGCGCAGCTTGGCCGGCAGATCGTCATGGGCAGGGGATACACCACCAAATTCATCCGCCCGACAGCCTTGAAAGAGATGGGGTTGCAGTCGCAGAATTTTACTCCGGGGCAGGGTGATTTTCCGGAAACTGTTCAGCCTCCCGTGTACCCCTATTTGTTGGCGGGTCTTTTCAAGTTCAGTGGCGCTAATTTCGAGGTGCCACTGGATCACTTGAGGGAGCTTCATATTTTCAAGCCGGAGTTGAGCGTGGTGATCTTTAATACAATCCTGCTGTTGCTTGCACTGGTTGTATTTTATGTCTGGATGACGCGTGCGTTCGACAACCGCATTGCAATTGTGAGCTGTGTGTTTGTCGTTTTTTCTGACTTGATGTGGAATTTCGCCATTTCAGGCCTGCCAGTTGCCCTCCTGATGCTGCTGGTTTCATTGATAGGGTTGCTGATCTGTGAGGCGGCGTTGGCGGATGAAGTGGAAAATTCGGTTTTACCCCCCGTGTTTATGGCTTTGGCCGGCCTGGTGCTTGGAGTTGCGATCCTGACACGTTATAGCATGCTGGCCTTGTATATTCCATTTGTCGGGCTTGGTTTTTTGGGCTTTTCGCGGCGTGGAAGCTGTGGATTCCTGGCCGCCTTTGTTCCGGCTGTGATTTTCGCGCCGTGGCTTATCCGCAATTTCAACCTGACGGGCAATTTTTTTGGTTATGCATGGTTGGCGGTTTATGCCAACGACTCAACCATCTGGCGTTTATTTGCCGAGAGCCTCCAGGAAATGACACAGTTGCGGGCTTTTATGCATACCTTTAGCCATGGGGTTGTAAATATTCTTGCAAATTTGGGCGTTCTATTTGGCGGGCTGTTGATGCCAGTTTTTTTCATCGGCAGCATCTTTCATGCTTTTCGCCGTCCGTGTGTTCAAACTCCGCGCTGGTTTTGGATCGCGTCGTTGCTGCTGTTGATCTGTTTTAACGCTCCCATTTTAAATGACCAATCCCCGTCGGAAAAAATCGAACTCAATAGTTTGTTTGTTCTTTTTCCTGTGCTGGCCGGCTATGGCACGGCTTTTTTGTTCATCCTCATTGACCGGTTGAAACTGCCAAGCCCCATCCTGCAATGGCCGATTGTCGTCCTCGTTGCAGCCTTCCAAATGGCGCCACTCGGATTCCGCGTTTTTCAACGGTCTCCGGCACTTTATGCCTACCCTCCCTATTTTCCTCCAGTCATGGTATTGATGAAGAGCTGGATCAAACCGCAGGAAGTCATGGTTTCAGACATTCCCTGGGCCTGCGCGTGGTATAGCGACCGGATCACCCTCTGGCTTCCGAAGCAAAGAAAGGACATGGAAGAGTTCAACGATTTTCATTATCGGGTCGTGGCCATGTTGCTGACGCCTGAGAGCCGAAACCGCCGGATGTTCAGTGAAATTGAAAACGGAGAATACTCGGACTGGGCCGGGCTGATCAAACGGGATGATTTTCGTGAATTGCCGCTTCCGCGGTTCACGCCCTTACCCCCCAACAAGGGGGATTACTTCATTTTTGCGGATCATGTACGCTGGCCGCAATAGTTTTTATTAATGGAGGCGTTAAAAATTTCGTAACCCACTTAATTTTAAATGCTTACAATAAGTTAAAAATGCTTTGACATTCCGCTTTGCTCCACTTAATTTTCTAATAATGGTAATTGCATTTTGCCATGCAAAGGGGTTGGAGATAGAATTAACGGCAAATAAACTCATAGAACCAATTTATAGGACATGAAAAACAGCCAAGGGCTAGCGATTATTCTCCTCTGCATGGCAGGATGGATAGAGGCCCAGTTGCCTTTGGCAGCACAGGACGTTCGTGCCGGTCAAACGGGTACAGGCAAGCCGTTTATCATTTCCGTCGGAGTGAGGGAGGAGTACGACGACAACATCAACACCACCTCCACCAATAGACAAGGCTCATTTGCGACGATTATCTCGCCGGATATCACGGTTAATTATCCGATGAATGACACGACCTTTACGGCGCGCTACGCCTTTGGCGGCACGTATTATTACAACCGCGGCAATGACCCTTGGGATTTTACGCATGACTTTTCCGCCAAGGTGACGCATCAGTTTTCAGATCGCCTGAGTCTGGATGTGCGTGATGAGTTTTCTTACAGCCAGAGCCCGCAAATTGGAACGGACAATCTGATTGTCCGGCGCCAGGGAAACGGTTGGATCAACAATGCAAACGGGGATCTGACTTATAGCTGGACTCGCAGGTTTTCGACGGTGACGGGTTACCACAACTCGTTCAACGGGTATGAAGACAGGCAGGTTAATTTTGACAATGAATTTGTGCAGCATGGCGTCACCCAGGAT encodes:
- a CDS encoding glycosyltransferase family 39 protein yields the protein MSQIQDLVYAIEVGALRVWILRLALMIMMLGFGVYYAATQFNGFGNPEDMDMAQLGRQIVMGRGYTTKFIRPTALKEMGLQSQNFTPGQGDFPETVQPPVYPYLLAGLFKFSGANFEVPLDHLRELHIFKPELSVVIFNTILLLLALVVFYVWMTRAFDNRIAIVSCVFVVFSDLMWNFAISGLPVALLMLLVSLIGLLICEAALADEVENSVLPPVFMALAGLVLGVAILTRYSMLALYIPFVGLGFLGFSRRGSCGFLAAFVPAVIFAPWLIRNFNLTGNFFGYAWLAVYANDSTIWRLFAESLQEMTQLRAFMHTFSHGVVNILANLGVLFGGLLMPVFFIGSIFHAFRRPCVQTPRWFWIASLLLLICFNAPILNDQSPSEKIELNSLFVLFPVLAGYGTAFLFILIDRLKLPSPILQWPIVVLVAAFQMAPLGFRVFQRSPALYAYPPYFPPVMVLMKSWIKPQEVMVSDIPWACAWYSDRITLWLPKQRKDMEEFNDFHYRVVAMLLTPESRNRRMFSEIENGEYSDWAGLIKRDDFRELPLPRFTPLPPNKGDYFIFADHVRWPQ